From a single Ursus arctos isolate Adak ecotype North America unplaced genomic scaffold, UrsArc2.0 scaffold_34, whole genome shotgun sequence genomic region:
- the YPEL1 gene encoding protein yippee-like 1 isoform X1, translated as MDAAGWGADRRAAVVTLSLVPDVCTVEHILRAATALASICECFFCQRAQQSCQPSSASPELSEECPAEMVKMTKSRTFQAYLSNCHRTYSCVHCRAHLANHDELISKSFQGSQGRAYLFNSVVNVGCGPAEERVLLTGLHAVADIYCENCKTTLGWKYEHAFESSQKYKEGKFIIELAHMIKDNGWE; from the exons GTTGTGACCCTTTCTCTCGTCCCAGATGTGTGCACCGTGGAACACATCCTGCGAGCAGCAACGGCTCTTGCGTCCATCTGTGAGTGTTTCTTTTGTCAGAGAGCCCAGCAGAGCTGCCAGCCTTCCAGTGCCAGCCCTGAGCTGAGCGAGGAGTGCCCAGCCGAGATGGTGAAGATGACAAAATCCAGAACTTTCCAAGCTTATCTGTCAAACTGTCACCGAACATACAGCTGTGTCCACTGCAGAGCCCACCTGGCCAATCACGATGAGCTGATCTCCAAG tCTTTTCAGGGAAGTCAGGGACGAGCCTACCTCTTCAATTCTGT GGTGAACGTGGGCTGCGGCCCCGCGGAGGAGAGGGTCCTTCTCACGGGCCTGCACGCGGTCGCAGACATCTACTGTGAGAACTGCAAAACCACGCTCGGGTGGAAATAC gaacATGCCTTTGAAAGCAGTCAGAAATACAAGGAAGGAAAATTTATTATTGAGCTTGCCCACATGATCAAAGACAATGGTTgggagtaa
- the YPEL1 gene encoding protein yippee-like 1 isoform X2 codes for MVKMTKSRTFQAYLSNCHRTYSCVHCRAHLANHDELISKSFQGSQGRAYLFNSVVNVGCGPAEERVLLTGLHAVADIYCENCKTTLGWKYEHAFESSQKYKEGKFIIELAHMIKDNGWE; via the exons ATGGTGAAGATGACAAAATCCAGAACTTTCCAAGCTTATCTGTCAAACTGTCACCGAACATACAGCTGTGTCCACTGCAGAGCCCACCTGGCCAATCACGATGAGCTGATCTCCAAG tCTTTTCAGGGAAGTCAGGGACGAGCCTACCTCTTCAATTCTGT GGTGAACGTGGGCTGCGGCCCCGCGGAGGAGAGGGTCCTTCTCACGGGCCTGCACGCGGTCGCAGACATCTACTGTGAGAACTGCAAAACCACGCTCGGGTGGAAATAC gaacATGCCTTTGAAAGCAGTCAGAAATACAAGGAAGGAAAATTTATTATTGAGCTTGCCCACATGATCAAAGACAATGGTTgggagtaa